Genomic window (Acidobacteriota bacterium):
CAACTGCTCGAAATGGCGAACTCGCCGGATCCGGCCAGCGTTCAGCGTCCCGGCGGACAGGGTAATCCGGCCCAGATGCAGGCACGCCTCGAGCGCTTCATCGCCGGTGCGAGACGCGCCAAGTTCCTGATCGAGGAAGGCGCCGCGCTTGTCGTCGACAACAGCGGCAACGGAAGCGGCGGTACGATCTTCGTTTCGGGGGCGTCGGTCGCGGCCGACATTCCGGCGAATCCGATGGACTTTTTCACGCAACGACGCCTTTCGGCCTGGGACAAAGAGGCCGAATCGAAAATGGTTCCGCAAATAACGGTCGCGACCGAGGACTACAACCGTCTGGTGAGAATGCTCCAGGCGGGCGAAAAGGTCCAACTGACGGTCGATCTCGCGGTCCAATATCACGATGAAGATACGATGGCGTACAACACCGTCGCCGAAATTCCGGGAACCGATCCGACGCTCAAGGAAGAACTCGTGATGCTCGGCGGGCATATCGATTCGTGGCACGCGGGCACCGGCGCGACCGACAACGCGGCCGGTGTCGCGGTGGCTATGGAAGCGGCGCGCATCATTCAGACCCTTGGACTTAAGCCGCGCCGGACGATTCGCGTCGGTCTCTGGTCAGGCGAAGAGCAGGGCCTTTTCGGCTCGTCGAATTACGTTAAACAACATTTCGGCGAAATGAAGGGCGGCGGCAACATATTCGGCATCCCGCAGCCGAACGCACAGAAACCGGAACTGATCAAGGGAGCGGATTACGACAAACTCTCTGCTTATTACAATCTCGACAACGGGACCGGAAAGATCCGCGGGGTCTATATGCAGGGCAACGCTGCTGTCGCGCCGATCTTCCGGGCGTGGCTCGCGCCGTTCGGCGAAATGGGCGCTTCGACGCTGACGATGCAGAACACGGGCGGAACTGATCACCTGGCGTTCGACCGAGTCGGGCTTCCGGGCTTCCAGTTCATCCAGGACGAGATCGAGTACGACACACGGACTCACCACTCGAACCAGGACGTCTACGACCGCATCCAGGCCGACGATATGAAACAGGCCGCGATCATTATGGCCGCGTTTGTTTATCAGACCGCGATGATGGACGAGAAAATGCCGCGCAAGCCGATGAGGTAAGCAGGTCAAGCGAGAAGCGAAAAAAAGGCAGGATTTTCGGAAATCGATCCGAATTCCTGCCTTTTTCTTCTTGGCCCCAAAACGGTTCGACGGGTCGGCTTGAGACCTAAACGCGCGACCGACACGCCGGCGCCCGGCGATTACGACGGCAAGCTTGACGCGGCGGTCTTCCGACCGTCGAACGCGACGTGGTACGTCCAGCGCTCGACCGCCGGAACGCTCATTCAGCAGTTCGGGGTATCGACCGACAACCCCGTTCCTTCGGCGTTCATTCCTTAGGCAGGCGACCGATATAGTCATCGAGACGGTCGAGTGATGGGCTTAAGGCACTTGATGGACGGGCAAAAGTCGCGCTATCTTTCGTCTATTGCAGAACGGGAGATTGTTATGAGAATGCTGTTTTCGGCACTGTTCATTCTGGCACTCGGCTCAGAGATCTATTCCCAATCCGGGACGGTTTTGATCGCGCACGACAACTATCTGGTCGGCGGATCGCGCGACGGAAAATGGCTTAAGGAAGACGAAGTGTCGGCGAGCTTCGGAAAACCTTCGAAATTCGTTGTCGTTGACTCGTTCGTGACCGGCAAAACGTCCGAGGTTTACGGCACGCTCGGAGAGCTTGGCTGCGGTGCGAATCAATACTATTTCGGAAATACGGCGAAGATTCCGGACGACGTCTTCGATGACGGGACGCTAAGGCCGACGCTGGCGATCGGCGCGGACGCGAACTGGAATCCGATGCCGCGCAGCCCCAAGAAACTCAATCCGGCGGCTTATCGGAAGATCGCTCTCGACTTTCTCCGATCCAAGGGAATTAGAGTCAAAACGGTAAAGATCGAAAAAGTTGTTTCGATCGATCTCGAAGGTGACGGCACCCAGGAGATCTTTATCGAAGCGACGAATTACAAGGACAGGAACGGCGAGATCCAGTCGTTGCCGCGCGCCGGGAATTATTCGTTCGTCTTGATGAGAAGGACGGTCGGCGGGAAGACCAAGAATTACCTCATCGAAGGCGAGTTTTATCCGACGAAACCCGTAGACCCTGACTACATCAGCGAGTATGATCTTTCGGCGATCGCCGATCTCAACGGCGACGGGAAAATGGAAGTTGTTTTGAAGGGTCTGTTTTCTTACGGAGGCGTCTCAAGCGATGTTTATGAGTCCGCGGGAAGCGCCTTGAATAACGTTTTGTCGATTGAATGCGGGGACTAGGCGGCGTTATGATCCGAATGAAATGCAGACAATGCGGGAGTGAGATCACAAATGACGCCGGCGCGAAGCTGTCGTTCTGCAACAATTGCGGTGCCGCGATCAACAGCATTTCCGCCGGAGACGAAATAGGTCGCGATCCGAAAGGCCGGTTCTTTCCGGGCCTGGTCCTTGGAGCCGGTTTGACGCTCTTCCTAGGCGGTGCGGCTTATCTTCTGACGATATATCTGACTTCGTCGGTTTCGACCACCGGAGCGCCATCGGCAAAGTCGTCGCCGTGGATCAGACTGCCGGGATCGAATTCGGTTTCGGCTTCTGAGATCACCCAAGTCGTGTTTTCTGAACGAAGTCACGCCGGTCCGCTTGTCGGGTCAGACGAAAGCTATACGACGTCGGGCGCGACGAGCTTTTCGAGCGACGGCGCGGCAATCAAGACCACCGGCGCCAAAATTTACGACACTGGAAAGAAGCAAGGATCCGGGGGGCAAAGATATCAGGCAGTGATATCAACCGACCAATTCCAACGCCTTGCGCAAGTGTTGGTTGACAACGATTTTTCAAAGCTCGGGGACTCGCCCGATAGAATTACGGACACGAGGGAATACAGACTTATCGTGACCTATTCGGGCACGACCAAGACGATCCTGACGAGCAATATCGGAAAAGACACGGATGAAGTAAAGGCGATTCTCGACGCCTTCGAGTCGCTACAAAGTCAGGTCGAGTGGAAATTAACCAACTGATCGTGGCAACCGATACTTCGGTTCCGAATTTCAATCGTGACGAAAAATTTAGCTATGAAAAATAAACCCCTACCGCACTGATGGCGGCGATTCTGCCGATACTGGTGCTGGTTCTCGGCTGCAGCCGTTTGGCAGGACTCAAAACAAACTACCTCGAAAGCGATAATGCGGCGAAAGCCGTCGCCGACGTCAGGTCGAAGGTTCGCTCCGGGAGGGGAAAAACGAAGGATCCGTGAATTTCGACCTGACGGACGGATCGGAGATCAATGCGTCCCGAAACGGACGCGGAATAGACTAATCTACATAAAGATCAAGTTCCAGGAATAGCGTCTCGCCGTAGGGGTTGTGGTAATACGGAGGGATTTCGCGGAAGCCGTAGGATTCGTAGAGACACACGGCTTTTTCCATTTTCGGGGGATAGGTGTCGAGGCGGAGTTTCTTGTAACCGAGTGCTTTTGCTTCGGCGATCAGCGTTTCGATCAGCGCAACGCCGATTCCCTTTCCGCGAAACCCGTCGCGGACAAAAAGCCGCTTCATTTCGCAGATTCCTTCTTCGAGTTTTCTGAGCGCGATGCAACCGGCAAGTTCGTTCGATTCGTATGCGAGCCAGAGACGGCCATCCGGCCGCGCGTATTCGCCCGGCAAGTTAGCGAGTTCTTCGTCGAAATTCTGAAAGCAAAGCGCGAGTCCGAACCACGCCTGATACTCGACGAAAAGATGCCGCGCGAGTTCGATCTGTTCCGGAGATTTGGCCTCGATGATGTTCATTCTGATCGTCGCGGAGTCGGCGCATTTCGCAGGCAATGTCACTTCAAGTATCCGAGTTCCCCTAACTTCTCCATCGTTACCTCCGTCGGCTTGTCAGCCGCCGAATGCGTCAGGATCCGTTCGACATATTTTGCGATCATATCGGTTTCGAGATTGACCGCGTCACCCGATTTGAGTGACGAGAGATTCGTCATCGTCCAGGTTTTCGGAATGATCGCGATCTCGAACCAGTCATCCCCGAGTTCGGCGACCGTCAACGAAATGCCTTCAACCGAGATCGATCCCTTGTAGATCAGATACTTTCCGATCTCGTTCGGAAATCCGATTCGGACGGTCCAGAAATCGCCGCTTCTGCCCGCCGAAACGAACGTTCCGCGGGCATCGACGTGACCTTGAACGATATGCCCGCCGAGGCGCGTCGCCGGCGTCACGGCGCGTTCGAGATTGACGGGCGTCCCCGCGGCGAGCGATCCAAGCGTCGTCATTTTCAGCGTTTCGCCCGAAACATCGGCCGTAAACGAGTCTTTTTCAACTCCGAGCGCCGTCAAACAGACACCATTGACCGCGATTGAGTCGCCGTCCTTCGTCTCTGCCGTAACGACCTTCGCCGCGATCCGGATCCGGGCGCCCGACGCGCTTTTGTCGAGCGACGAGACCTTTCCAAGTTCTTCGATAATTCCCGTAAACACGTTCTTCCAACTTCCTGAGAATCAAAATTTCCAGCCCTTTACCGTAACGCTATCATACTTGAAAATCGAACCATAGCGCGGCCCCTGGTTCGTTAAACTTCTATCCCCGAAGTGATAAGATTGAATTGAAAATATGTTCGATCGTTTCGAAGGAGGTCAAAACGAATGATCTACGATGTTGAGTTGGTTCCACAGAGCACGAATATGTCGTGTTGGGCAGCAAGTATGGCGATGATCCTCGGTTGGCGCGATCAGGCGTCATACGATCCGCAGCGAATCGCGCAAAATCCAGGCGGCACGAATTATATGCCGCAATTTGCGCATAACGGACCGGGACTGGACCCGAACGACCGGTACATTCTCGAGCGAAACGGATTCGTTCTCGAAGCCCCGCAGTGCTACACGCCGGCCGCCATCGAGGCGATGCTGATGCAGTACGGACCGTTGTGGTTTGCTGGACTTGTTCCGGAAGGGCCGCACATCCGGGTTATTCGCGGAATGACCGGCGACCAGGTTTACGTCAACGACCCGTCTCCGGTCGACAGCGGCTCACAATATCGCCGCTCATTCGGCGACATTTTCGGCGAGATGGAAACGCTCGGCGCGCAGGAACTCAACCAGCCGTCGCCGGTTTACATCGCCCATCTTCAGTAAAACCGATTGTCGCGATATCGCTCCCACTCAGCGAATACTATTGCTGTACTGCGTCCGGCGAACTAGTATTCTTCGCCGCCTTCCTTCTCATTCTATTCATCGCCTTCCCGACGTATTCGCAGAAGGCGACATCAATCGTCATCCACGACACGAGTGCCGGCGGCGAGGGTGCGACATCGACCCTTCGGAACGGATTAAATCAGCGCTCGAACGCGAAAGGCCGTGCGTCGAACCGTTCGGCGACCAGGACATCCGCGACGCGATCGAGGACGACGCAAACGGGCGCTTCTCGACAACGAAGTTGTGAAAGAGGTCGCAAACCGGATGAATTCCGGGGTCGTGATCTCGATCAAGATTCTGTTTGGTTTGCGTTGAGGTCGTCCGATACTGAGCAAGAGGACGACTCCGTTTGAGTGCTCTGACTAATACTTGACGGTAGTATATAATTACAATTACTAATGAACTAATTTCAAGGAGGTGTGCCCCGTGATCTACGATGTACCGCTTATTCCGCAGGAAACTGAAATGTCCTGCTGGGCCGCAAGCATTGCAATGATCCTGAGTTGGCGCGATGGCGTCCGCCTCGACCCGAAAAAGATCGCCGAAAATGTCGGCGGAACGAGTTATCTGCCGCAATACATTGATGGCGGTCGCGGCTTGAGCTCAAGCGACCAATACATACTGCAGCAATGGGGATTCGTTCCCGAGATCCCGAAATGCTACACCGAAATCGCGATACTGAGCCAGTTGATGTGTTACGGGCCTTTATGGTGCGCGTCGGCGACGCGTTTTGGCCCGCACGTTCGCGTGATCAGCGGAATGATGGGCAATCGGCTTTTTCTTAACGATCCGCGCCCACCGGGTGTCGGCGAGCGATATGAATCCAGTTTCAATGCGGTGTTCGGACTGCAGGAAGAATTGGCCCGAATGGAGGCGGCCGAGACGTCGCCGGTCTATCTCGCCCATCTGCAATAGCACGCGCCTCCTGTCACCGGCAAACGATCGGAGCTTCCGCAAACCTGACGATGCTTGCCTGAACGCACTCGCTGCCGGACGGGAAAACGAAGAGCAGATCTGAGACTGGTAAAACCTAAATGAAATCAGAGCGATCAGTCGGCCTTTTCGATCGCCGAAAGCTTGCGGATGTCGATCGAGATCGGTTCGTGATTTTCGATCGGGTTGTACATCGTCGCAAATTTATAGCCAAAGCGGATCTCTCCGGTCTTGTACGATGAACGGGCGTGAACAGACTGCGCGAACGTCTCATCGGTCGCGGAAAGCAGGATAAGCAACTCGGCGTCGATGCGTTTGAAATCGGCCTCGGTCATACCGAACATCGGCGATGATTCGTCGATCGGATGGACAACCGTCCAAGCCAGCGGAAAGAATGACACGTTCGATCTTTCGAGCTTCAGAAGATCGAATTTTCGGACGATCCGTCCGTTCTCTTCGCAAAATCTCGAAAATGCGACCTGCGCGTTGACGTCGATCAGTTGGTTGTTTCGGCTGTTCGCGATGCGGAACATCAGTCCGGTGAGGTCCCGATACGGCGCGACAATCGCGTTCTCGCTGAAGATGATCCGCGCCGTCGGCCGTGCAAAACGGGCGAAGACGACACCGGTGATGAGGGCATTGGCGAGCAGGCTGTAATACGATTCGATCGTCACGATCATATTCGGCCAAAAACCGACGGGATGGATCGTACCGTAACCGATCGTGGCAAAGGTTTGAACGGAAAAGAAGAACGCCCTCACAAAAATGTTCTCAAACGGTATCGACGAAGTATCGACCAGGGCGTCGGCTCCGAACGCCGAGTAAATCAGCCCGAAAAAGACGTTGCTAACGAAATAGAGAAGCAAAACGAGTCCAAGGAACGCCGACCAGGACATCGTAAGCGAGTAATGATAGACGTTGAGGGTCGTGAGTCGCCCCATTCCGGTCCGGGCGACGTTAAACGAACCGTCTCGATTCAGAAACCGCAGCCGGCTTTCTGAGGCTACCTTGGCCCCAAATCCAAGATCTCGGCTCTCCTGGGTTACTTCGTTCTCTCCGGTTTCTTGTCGGGACATCTTTTTTTATTGTGAGCAGTGAGCGGTAGGCAGTAAGCCGGAAGCAGTGGTCAGGTGGGCCGTCATTTGCTCACTGCCTACTGCTCACCGCTCACCGCTCACCGCTCACTGCTCACCGCTCACCGCTCACCGCTCACCGCTCACCGCTCACCGCTCACCGCTCACCGCTCACCGCTCACCGCTCACCGCTCACTGCTTACTGCCTACTGCTCACCGCTCACCGCTCACCGCTCACCGCTCACCGCTCACCGCTCACCGTTCACCGCTCACCGTTCACCGCTCACCGCTCACCGTTCACCGCTCACCGCTCACCGCTCACCGCTCACCGCTCACCGCTCACCGCTCACCGCTCACCGCTCACCGCTCACCGCTCACCGTTCACCGCTCACCGCTCACCGCTCACCGCTCACTGCTTACTGCCTACTGCTCACCGCTCACCGCTCACTGAAACATCAAACCACATATTCGTCAGTTTCTCCTGAATCGAATTCGCCCGCAGACGATCGTTCAGGTTCTTGAAATCGACGAAATCGAGGTCTTGATCCTGATTGAAACACGAAAACACGAAAAACTCTTCGCCGGTATGCGGGTTGACGTGTCGCTGCAGGCACTGCGCGCAGACTTCCTTCATCATGCATTGCATCGGCGAGTTGATCGAACCGATGGCCGTGTGTTTTTCCTTCAGATACGGCATCAACGCGTTGAATCTCGCCTCCTTGACGCCGTTCATCATCCGGTCCGAACCGATCGCGATGATGCGGTCGACATCGCTCAATTCGACTGTTTTCGTCCCGAGCTTGCCTTCCGCATAAGCGACCATCGCCTGCACGATGTTCCCGCGGAAATGCGCGTCGTGCGGCCGTTGCGGTTCGATCTCGACGCCGGCGTCGGTCGCCCAGATGACCTGGTCGGTCGCTTTCTCGATCTCTTCCCGCTTGTACATATCGGCGCCGTTCTTGTAGCCGGCGAAATAGATCACCTTGTTGTTCTTCTCGCGCATCGCCTTGGCGATCGAAAAGAGCACGGCGTTTCCGAGTCCGCCGCCGGCGAGCATCACCGTTTCGTTCTCAGGGATCTCGGTCGGAGTTCCGGTCGGTCCCATCACGACCACTTCCTCGCCTTCTTTGAGCAGCGCGCAAAGACGCGACGAGGTTCCCATTTCGAGGACGATCATCGAAAGAAGGCCTTTTTCCTTGTCCGTCCACGCGCCGGTCAGCGCGAGGCCTTCCATCATTAGACGCTTGCCGTTGATGACCGGCGCCGTCGTTTCGTAATTCTGCAAGCGATAGAACTGGCCGGGCTCGAATTTTCGCGCCTGAAGCGGAGCTTTGACGATGACATCGACGATCGTCGGCGTCAGCCGTTCGACCTTCACGACGTAAGCCTTGAGCTGTTCGTCGAGCGTCGCTTCGAGTTTGTCGAAGATCGAATCCCTGTCGTTTTGCGAGAGCGCCTTGATTTCGTCGGCGAAGAGTTCGACGACCTTTTCGTAGCCGAACTTGGCTGACGCCATCGCCTTGACGACGTTTCCGGCGTACTTGGGATGATTGTCGCCGTAATACGAGATGAACTTTCCATCGCGTTCGTACGAAGTGAAGAATCCGGTTTCGTCCCTGGTCGCCTCGACGGCGTGAAATTTCCCGTCGCCGTTCCTTTCGAGTTTGAACGGCTGAAAAAACTGGCGCCATTCGTCGAGCTTGAAAGTTCCCGGTTTTTCCTTTTCGTAAATGACGTTCGGCGAGGTTCCGGCGGCAACGCAGACGGTCCGCGCCGGGAGCGTGACAAACTCTCCGGCGCGCGAGAACTTGCCGGTCTCCGCATCGTAGTTTTGTTTTTCGAACACCAGCGCGCGAATCGCGCCATACTCATCGGGAACCGCCTCGGTCGGCGACATCAATTCAATGATACTGATTCCCTCTTCGAATGCTTTCTGGATTTCCTCGTGGTTCAGACGATAGGCGGGCGAATCCTGCAGGCGTTTGCGATAAACGAGCGCGACGCCGCCCCATTTTTCGAGGAGCGGCACAAAATTCGGCTCTTCGCCGGCCTCGGCTGCACGTTTTCGCTCTTCGCGGATCGCTTTTCCGTGGACGAGAAACTCGCCCATAACCTTCTTTTCTTCCTCGTCGAAAGCTTTCCAAGCGCCTTCTTCGCCGATCTCCGCCGCGATATCTTCGAAGTACGCGAGCATCTTTTCAACTTGGACGGGATAATACGCCATCAACTCCGTCGCCGTGTCGATTCCGGTCAGTCCGCCGCCGATGACCACCGCCGGAAGGCGGACCTGCAAATTCGAAAGCGTGTCTTTTTTGAAAGCGCCGGTCAGTTGCAGCGCCATCAGAAAATCGCTCGCCTTGCGGATTCCGCGGATCAAATTGTTCTTCATCGGGACGATCGTCGGACGACCGGCCCCGGTCGCGATCGCGATATGGTCAAAGCCGAATTCCCACGCGTCCTCGATCGTCAGCGTGCCGCCGAAACGCACGCCGCCGAAGGCTCGAAAACGCTTGCGGCGGAAGAGCATCAGCTGCATCATCGTCAGGAAGTTCTTGTCCCAGCGAACGGTGATGCCGTATTCGGAAACCCCGCCGAACCCGGAGAGAACGCGTTCATCAAGTTCGTCCGTGATCTCCGAAAGATCCTTGATCGGCTTCGGCGTCGCCTTGCCAAGATTTCCGGTCCACGAATCCGGAAGCGGCTCGATCTTCAGACCGTCAACGCCGATGACGCCGAATCCTTCGTTCAGAAGATAATGTGCCAACGTGTAGCCTGCCGGCCCGAGCCCGACGACAAGCACGTTCTTGCCGTTGTAGGGCAACTGATACGGCTGCTTTGCGTTGAGCGGATTCCAGCGCGTCAGCAGATTGTAGATCTCAAAACCGTATGGAAGATTCAACACGTCGGTCAGACTCGCGGTCTCGGCAAGCGGAATGTTCACCGGCTCCTGCTTCTGGAAAATGCAGCCCTTCATACAGTCGTTGCAGATGCGGTGACCGGTTCCGGCGCACATCGGGTTGTCGATCGTCACCAACGCGAGCGAGGCGATCGAATCGCCCTGCTTTTTCATCAAATGCATTTCCGATATCTTCTCGTCGAGCGGGCAACCCTCGGTCTTGATGCCGAGCGGGTTGCGCTTCGGCGCGCCGTCTTTCTCACGCAGACCTGTCGAGCAGCTGTCCTTGTCGCGTTCGTGGCAGATCAGGCAATAATCGATCTCGGCCAAGGCATCGCGCTGCGTCCCGCGGTGGTCCGTGAGTTTGAATCCGTCGCGGCGGCGCAGATTCGCATCGTGGCCGCGCATAATGCTGTGCAGTTTTTGATCCGGCCGATGCAGATGAACGAGATTCTGATAGTCGATCGGATGCGGCGTTTTGAATGAGTACCATTTCCGCGTTTTGCCGTGAAACTGGATCGCGGACCACTGTTCGAGGATCTGAAGCGCGGCTTTGATCTGCAGCAAATCCCCGGAGCCTTCGATCTCGAGAATGTTCTTTTCGAAAATCTTGCCAAACGTTTTCTGTTCGAGTTTGCGATACGCGTCGCCGATCTTCGCAATCGTCTCGCGCGTTTTTTGAGAGGCTTCGACGTCTTTCGTCAGTTCCTCTTCGGCATCGGCCAGTTTTGCGGTCATCGTCGCGACCGCCAGTTCTTCGTCGAACGGGATGGTTTCGTCAAAAGCCGCGAACTGAAGTTCCCGGATCGCCTGGGTCAGGTCGTTCGCCGCGAGTTCCGCGACTTTATCGGCGCCATACTTCTTCGCTGCGCGGCGTTGGACG
Coding sequences:
- a CDS encoding M20/M25/M40 family metallo-hydrolase, which gives rise to MLRRRVISAFLLLAFLLPTAALAETNPIYQAPKDVIDKIKEEGTKNSQVMKTLSYLTDVIGGRLTASPNLKRANEWTRDTMAKWGMQNAKLEAWGPFGRGWELKRFSAQVSSPYSFPLIAYPKAWSPGISVPMPAPAVNPKDKKSKVATMPVQTSSVLTSDVVFFDAKTDADFAKFKGQLKGKIVLMSDLREVKADFEGMGERLTDKQLLEMANSPDPASVQRPGGQGNPAQMQARLERFIAGARRAKFLIEEGAALVVDNSGNGSGGTIFVSGASVAADIPANPMDFFTQRRLSAWDKEAESKMVPQITVATEDYNRLVRMLQAGEKVQLTVDLAVQYHDEDTMAYNTVAEIPGTDPTLKEELVMLGGHIDSWHAGTGATDNAAGVAVAMEAARIIQTLGLKPRRTIRVGLWSGEEQGLFGSSNYVKQHFGEMKGGGNIFGIPQPNAQKPELIKGADYDKLSAYYNLDNGTGKIRGVYMQGNAAVAPIFRAWLAPFGEMGASTLTMQNTGGTDHLAFDRVGLPGFQFIQDEIEYDTRTHHSNQDVYDRIQADDMKQAAIIMAAFVYQTAMMDEKMPRKPMR
- a CDS encoding FAD-dependent oxidoreductase, which codes for MLNNNDFDLGIEGFRFSDLFDAGRLKDLADAFYAEVADREPVLHEALVNYISARGEGIEKRAASNILTDAAPHLSEFVARLFGIERERDQFQRTILRQSPIWQYKFFVQRRAAKKYGADKVAELAANDLTQAIRELQFAAFDETIPFDEELAVATMTAKLADAEEELTKDVEASQKTRETIAKIGDAYRKLEQKTFGKIFEKNILEIEGSGDLLQIKAALQILEQWSAIQFHGKTRKWYSFKTPHPIDYQNLVHLHRPDQKLHSIMRGHDANLRRRDGFKLTDHRGTQRDALAEIDYCLICHERDKDSCSTGLREKDGAPKRNPLGIKTEGCPLDEKISEMHLMKKQGDSIASLALVTIDNPMCAGTGHRICNDCMKGCIFQKQEPVNIPLAETASLTDVLNLPYGFEIYNLLTRWNPLNAKQPYQLPYNGKNVLVVGLGPAGYTLAHYLLNEGFGVIGVDGLKIEPLPDSWTGNLGKATPKPIKDLSEITDELDERVLSGFGGVSEYGITVRWDKNFLTMMQLMLFRRKRFRAFGGVRFGGTLTIEDAWEFGFDHIAIATGAGRPTIVPMKNNLIRGIRKASDFLMALQLTGAFKKDTLSNLQVRLPAVVIGGGLTGIDTATELMAYYPVQVEKMLAYFEDIAAEIGEEGAWKAFDEEEKKVMGEFLVHGKAIREERKRAAEAGEEPNFVPLLEKWGGVALVYRKRLQDSPAYRLNHEEIQKAFEEGISIIELMSPTEAVPDEYGAIRALVFEKQNYDAETGKFSRAGEFVTLPARTVCVAAGTSPNVIYEKEKPGTFKLDEWRQFFQPFKLERNGDGKFHAVEATRDETGFFTSYERDGKFISYYGDNHPKYAGNVVKAMASAKFGYEKVVELFADEIKALSQNDRDSIFDKLEATLDEQLKAYVVKVERLTPTIVDVIVKAPLQARKFEPGQFYRLQNYETTAPVINGKRLMMEGLALTGAWTDKEKGLLSMIVLEMGTSSRLCALLKEGEEVVVMGPTGTPTEIPENETVMLAGGGLGNAVLFSIAKAMREKNNKVIYFAGYKNGADMYKREEIEKATDQVIWATDAGVEIEPQRPHDAHFRGNIVQAMVAYAEGKLGTKTVELSDVDRIIAIGSDRMMNGVKEARFNALMPYLKEKHTAIGSINSPMQCMMKEVCAQCLQRHVNPHTGEEFFVFSCFNQDQDLDFVDFKNLNDRLRANSIQEKLTNMWFDVSVSGER
- a CDS encoding transporter, with product MSRQETGENEVTQESRDLGFGAKVASESRLRFLNRDGSFNVARTGMGRLTTLNVYHYSLTMSWSAFLGLVLLLYFVSNVFFGLIYSAFGADALVDTSSIPFENIFVRAFFFSVQTFATIGYGTIHPVGFWPNMIVTIESYYSLLANALITGVVFARFARPTARIIFSENAIVAPYRDLTGLMFRIANSRNNQLIDVNAQVAFSRFCEENGRIVRKFDLLKLERSNVSFFPLAWTVVHPIDESSPMFGMTEADFKRIDAELLILLSATDETFAQSVHARSSYKTGEIRFGYKFATMYNPIENHEPISIDIRKLSAIEKAD
- a CDS encoding GNAT family N-acetyltransferase; amino-acid sequence: MNIIEAKSPEQIELARHLFVEYQAWFGLALCFQNFDEELANLPGEYARPDGRLWLAYESNELAGCIALRKLEEGICEMKRLFVRDGFRGKGIGVALIETLIAEAKALGYKKLRLDTYPPKMEKAVCLYESYGFREIPPYYHNPYGETLFLELDLYVD
- a CDS encoding riboflavin synthase; translation: MFTGIIEELGKVSSLDKSASGARIRIAAKVVTAETKDGDSIAVNGVCLTALGVEKDSFTADVSGETLKMTTLGSLAAGTPVNLERAVTPATRLGGHIVQGHVDARGTFVSAGRSGDFWTVRIGFPNEIGKYLIYKGSISVEGISLTVAELGDDWFEIAIIPKTWTMTNLSSLKSGDAVNLETDMIAKYVERILTHSAADKPTEVTMEKLGELGYLK